The following coding sequences are from one Paramormyrops kingsleyae isolate MSU_618 chromosome 21, PKINGS_0.4, whole genome shotgun sequence window:
- the LOC111836535 gene encoding protein FAM43A-like encodes MLPWKKNKFELIEEDKQAKQKGYAVSLNYSALTSFAKSCPESALNRVGSMFKSRRKKVKITNEDPTYTVLYLGNATTIQSKGDGCTDVAVSKIWKKSEMGKNGTKMRLTISAQGIRMVHLDDKARRPGHLYLLHRITYCVADPRFPKIFAWIYRHEMKHKAVMLRCHAVLVSKPEKAKAMALLLYQTSSNALAEFKRLKRRDDARHQQQQLIGEQTIPLVPIRKLLNGQCYYKPPVERSRSAPKLGSITEDLVGEEEEEKAMHYECEDIFDSDCLTNGKQELSQIISDLGEMCIGNDVRTLKADLRVTRLLSGESTGSESSIDSGQESIPLSNGHVEGKLQEIG; translated from the coding sequence ATGCTGCCGTGGAAGAAGAACAAATTCGAGCTTATAGAGGAAGACAAACAGGCTAAACAGAAGGGATATGCCGTGAGTTTGAACTACTCTGCGCTGACCTCCTTCGCCAAGTCCTGCCCGGAGAGCGCACTGAACCGGGTAGGAAGTATGTTCAAATCCAGGAGAAAAAAGGTCAAGATCACCAACGAGGACCCCACTTATACGGTCCTTTACTTGGGCAATGCCACTACCATTCAGTCGAAAGGAGACGGCTGCACGGATGTAGCTGTCAGCAAGATATGGAAGAAAAGCGAAATGGGAAAGAACGGCACGAAGATGCGGCTGACTATAAGCGCGCAGGGCATCCGGATGGTGCACCTCGACGACAAGGCGAGGAGACCAGGACATTTGTATTTACTGCACCGGATAACCTACTGCGTCGCCGACCCGAGGTTTCCCAAGATCTTCGCTTGGATCTACAGGCATGAGATGAAGCATAAAGCCGTAATGCTAAGGTGTCATGCGGTGCTTGTGTCTAAGCCGGAGAAAGCAAAAGCCATGGCACTGCTTCTCTACCAGACGTCGTCGAACGCTTTGGCCGAGTTTAAAAGGTTAAAACGAAGGGACGATGCaaggcatcagcagcagcagctaaTCGGAGAGCAAACCATCCCTCTGGTTCCTATTCGGAAGCTCCTCAACGGCCAGTGTTATTACAAGCCGCCCGTGGAGCGCAGTCGCAGCGCGCCAAAACTTGGCTCCATCACCGAGGACTTAGTtggggaagaggaagaggaaaaggCCATGCACTATGAATGCGAGGACATTTTTGACAGCGATTGCTTGACCAACGGGAAGCAAGAACTGTCGCAGATCATCAGCGACCTCGGGGAGATGTGCATCGGGAATGACGTGCGGACGCTGAAAGCGGACCTGCGGGTTACGCGGCTGCTCTCGGGGGAGAGCACCGGCAGCGAGTCGTCCATAGACAGCGGCCAGGAGTCCATCCCTTTATCTAATGGCCACGTTGAAGGAAAATTGCAGGAAATTGGCTGA